The following proteins are co-located in the Myroides profundi genome:
- a CDS encoding ion transporter, which produces MKRNISIKRRVYNLLNNDSNSFESKIVQGGIIILILLNAISLIFESIPEFREEYSSFFSSFNLFSVAFFSIEYVLRMWSITCDKRFNQPFLGRLKYAFTSMHLIDLCAVLPFYLAFVHVDLRIIRLMRVFRLLRVFKITRYVSALALVVNVFKRKASELAIAAFMLIFLLLIASTAIYYAENPSQPEAFSSIPDSMWWSVITICTVGYGDIYPVTVIGKLIGGVLAVIGIGFFALPTGIISSGFSEILAERKEKKLLALQKTNVSSCNCPCCGRPQEEK; this is translated from the coding sequence ATGAAGAGAAATATTTCGATAAAACGCAGAGTATATAATTTACTGAATAATGATTCTAATTCATTTGAAAGTAAGATTGTTCAGGGAGGAATCATTATCTTGATATTACTGAATGCTATCTCATTAATCTTTGAATCAATTCCTGAATTTAGAGAAGAGTATAGTTCTTTTTTCTCTTCGTTTAATTTGTTCTCGGTTGCTTTCTTCTCGATAGAGTATGTACTGAGAATGTGGTCTATTACCTGTGATAAGCGATTTAACCAACCTTTTTTAGGAAGGTTAAAATATGCTTTTACTTCTATGCATTTAATAGATTTATGTGCGGTGTTACCTTTTTATCTAGCCTTTGTACATGTGGATCTCCGTATCATAAGATTAATGCGTGTGTTTAGATTATTACGAGTATTCAAGATTACCCGTTATGTATCAGCATTGGCTCTTGTGGTCAATGTATTTAAGAGAAAAGCGAGTGAGTTAGCGATTGCCGCATTTATGTTGATCTTTTTATTGTTGATAGCTTCTACGGCTATTTATTATGCAGAGAACCCTTCTCAGCCCGAAGCTTTTTCTAGTATACCAGACTCAATGTGGTGGTCTGTTATTACGATTTGTACTGTAGGTTATGGAGATATCTATCCTGTAACTGTGATAGGAAAGCTAATAGGAGGGGTGCTTGCTGTTATTGGAATAGGCTTTTTTGCTTTACCTACAGGTATTATCTCATCAGGCTTTTCAGAGATCTTGGCAGAAAGGAAAGAGAAGAAGTTATTGGCATTACAAAAAACGAATGTTTCTAGTTGTAATTGCCCGTGTTGTGGTAGACCTCAAGAAGAGAAGTAA
- a CDS encoding NAD(P)H-binding protein, translated as MKALVIGGTGATGKVLVRQLLCDDDFHEVVIFIRKEWDIQHPKLVVHLVDFEQIDQWKHLIAGDVAFSCLGTTLKQAGSKQKQWHIDYGYVMQFAQYAKGNGVTNFVLLSAKAASDKSAFFYSRLKGTLERSVLNLSFENTIILRPGLLLRPGTNRMGERIAAKILFFFNKLRLFMKYKPIEVVKVANRMRREAKNYCCRRLIIESNEI; from the coding sequence ATGAAAGCATTAGTCATCGGAGGTACTGGAGCAACTGGTAAAGTACTCGTACGTCAACTACTTTGTGACGATGATTTTCACGAAGTAGTCATATTTATTCGTAAAGAATGGGATATTCAGCATCCTAAGTTAGTCGTTCATTTAGTTGATTTTGAACAAATCGACCAATGGAAGCATCTAATAGCAGGAGATGTCGCTTTTAGTTGTTTAGGGACTACGCTGAAACAGGCAGGCTCTAAACAAAAGCAATGGCATATAGATTATGGTTATGTCATGCAGTTCGCTCAATACGCAAAAGGGAATGGAGTAACTAACTTTGTATTATTATCAGCTAAGGCTGCTTCTGATAAGAGTGCATTCTTCTATAGTAGACTAAAGGGAACTTTAGAGCGCTCTGTATTGAATTTGAGTTTTGAGAATACTATTATTCTACGTCCAGGACTTTTATTACGTCCAGGGACTAATCGTATGGGAGAACGAATAGCTGCTAAGATTTTGTTTTTCTTTAATAAGCTGCGATTGTTTATGAAGTATAAACCGATAGAGGTGGTTAAAGTTGCCAATCGCATGCGTAGAGAAGCGAAGAATTATTGCTGTCGTCGCTTGATTATCGAAAGCAATGAGATATAA
- a CDS encoding nitrilase family protein, translating into MKVAMLQSPLVWEDIEANKEHFLEKLNAIEQDTDLVVLPEMFVSGFTMKPERVFLTMEDEYITKLQSLCKKHLYALTGSIVIKEGEDYYNRMFFISDEGEISTYDKRHLFSLAGEEKIYKAGVDRLIVNYRGWNICPLVCYDLRFPVFSRNNDGVYDLLIYVASWPDQRIYAWDSLLKARAIENMSYLVAVNRCGSDENENIYSGHSQTLDMLGGYLVEPLKGEQVVYVTLDKAKQDKIRKSFGVLRDADSFTIL; encoded by the coding sequence ATGAAAGTTGCCATGTTACAATCGCCATTGGTATGGGAGGATATAGAAGCGAATAAAGAACATTTTTTAGAGAAGCTTAATGCTATAGAACAAGATACAGATTTGGTAGTTTTACCTGAGATGTTTGTGTCAGGCTTTACAATGAAGCCTGAGCGCGTTTTCTTGACTATGGAAGACGAATATATCACCAAGTTACAATCGTTGTGTAAAAAGCATCTATATGCGCTTACAGGAAGTATTGTTATTAAAGAAGGAGAAGACTACTATAATAGAATGTTCTTTATCTCTGATGAAGGTGAGATCAGTACTTATGATAAACGACACTTATTCTCATTAGCAGGAGAAGAAAAGATATATAAAGCAGGGGTAGACAGATTAATAGTTAACTATAGGGGTTGGAATATATGTCCTTTAGTTTGTTATGACCTAAGATTCCCTGTTTTTAGTAGAAATAATGACGGAGTATATGATTTATTAATCTATGTAGCTAGTTGGCCAGATCAGCGTATTTATGCATGGGACTCTCTGCTAAAGGCACGTGCTATCGAGAATATGAGTTATTTGGTGGCTGTAAATAGATGTGGAAGTGATGAAAATGAAAATATTTATTCAGGTCATTCACAAACTTTAGATATGTTAGGAGGCTACTTAGTAGAACCATTGAAGGGGGAACAAGTAGTATATGTAACCTTAGATAAAGCAAAACAAGATAAAATAAGAAAGAGTTTCGGTGTACTTAGAGATGCTGATTCATTTACTATCCTATAA
- the aspA gene encoding aspartate ammonia-lyase: MKPTRIESDLIGELEIPQQAYYGVQTQRAINNFKISTSKLSDYPEFVKGLAIVKWAAAKTNFELNVLDEKIYKVIADVCQEIIDGKLHAEFPVDMIQGGAGTSVNMNANEVIANRALEILGFEKGDYQHCSPNDHVNLSQSTNDAYPTSLKVAVFEMNKKVVDKLEKLVKGFEAKAVEFENIIKMGRTQLQDAVPMTLGQEFGGFAFTLKREIAVLNQASQAFLEINMGATAIGTGLNAVPGYADLCAKNLGMLMKQPVTSAENLVEATSDTSGFVAYSGILKKVAIKLSKICNDLRLLSSGPRTGLNEIQLPPMQPGSSIMPGKVNPVIPEVVNQVCFKVIGNDMTITMASEAAQLQLNVMEPVLAHTLMESMTWLENAMETLVEKCVVGIKANVEHNKELVLGSIGIVTALNPYIGYKASTKIAKEALESGRGVYELVLEHNLLTKEKLDEILDPKHMLAPHSI, encoded by the coding sequence ATGAAACCAACCAGAATTGAAAGCGACTTAATAGGTGAATTAGAAATTCCTCAACAGGCTTATTATGGTGTACAGACACAAAGAGCAATCAATAACTTTAAGATATCGACAAGTAAGTTGTCTGATTACCCTGAGTTTGTTAAAGGATTAGCTATTGTAAAATGGGCGGCAGCTAAAACCAACTTTGAATTAAACGTTTTAGACGAAAAAATATATAAGGTTATCGCTGATGTATGTCAGGAGATAATAGACGGTAAGCTACATGCTGAGTTCCCTGTAGATATGATACAAGGGGGAGCAGGTACTTCTGTTAATATGAATGCAAATGAAGTTATCGCAAATAGAGCTTTAGAAATCTTAGGTTTCGAGAAAGGTGATTATCAACATTGTTCTCCAAACGATCATGTAAACTTATCTCAATCTACTAATGATGCATACCCTACTTCTCTTAAGGTAGCCGTATTCGAAATGAATAAGAAAGTAGTAGATAAGCTAGAGAAATTAGTAAAGGGATTTGAGGCTAAGGCTGTAGAGTTTGAGAATATTATCAAGATGGGAAGAACTCAACTTCAAGATGCAGTGCCAATGACTCTAGGACAAGAGTTCGGTGGTTTTGCTTTCACTTTGAAGAGAGAAATAGCAGTTCTTAACCAAGCTAGCCAAGCGTTCTTAGAGATTAATATGGGAGCTACTGCTATCGGTACAGGATTAAACGCTGTACCAGGTTATGCAGATCTATGTGCTAAGAACTTAGGAATGTTGATGAAACAACCTGTTACTTCTGCTGAGAACTTAGTAGAGGCTACATCTGATACAAGTGGATTTGTTGCTTATTCAGGAATCTTGAAGAAAGTAGCTATTAAGCTATCTAAGATTTGTAATGACCTTAGATTATTATCTTCAGGACCACGTACAGGACTTAACGAGATTCAGTTACCTCCTATGCAGCCAGGTTCTTCTATTATGCCAGGTAAAGTAAATCCTGTTATCCCAGAAGTAGTTAACCAAGTGTGCTTTAAAGTAATCGGTAACGATATGACTATCACAATGGCTTCTGAGGCAGCTCAGTTACAGTTAAACGTGATGGAGCCTGTATTAGCTCATACTCTAATGGAGTCTATGACATGGTTAGAGAATGCTATGGAAACATTAGTAGAGAAATGTGTAGTAGGTATTAAGGCTAATGTAGAACATAATAAGGAGTTAGTATTAGGAAGTATCGGTATCGTTACAGCGCTAAACCCTTATATCGGATATAAAGCAAGTACTAAAATCGCTAAAGAAGCATTAGAATCTGGTAGAGGAGTTTATGAATTAGTATTAGAACACAATCTATTAACTAAGGAGAAACTAGATGAGATTCTAGACCCTAAACATATGCTAGCACCACATTCGATCTAA
- the blaMUS gene encoding MUS family subclass B1 metallo-beta-lactamase has protein sequence MRKILSSIAMLICTTLVHAQSDKLKIKQLNDNMYIYTTYQEFQGVTYSCNSMYVLTDEGVILIDTPWDKDQYEPLVEYIRTNHNKEIKWVITTHFHEDRSGGLGYFNSTGAQTYTYALTNKILKERNEPQAQHSFNKEKQFTFGNEKLAVYFLGEGHSLDNTVVWFLKEEVLFGGCLIKSAEATTLGNISDSDVIAWPKTIEAVKQKFKNAKVIIPGHDEWDMTGHIENTERILSEYNQQHSTKND, from the coding sequence ATGCGAAAAATACTTAGTTCCATAGCGATGTTAATCTGTACTACATTAGTACACGCTCAATCTGACAAGCTAAAAATCAAACAGCTCAATGATAATATGTATATATACACTACTTATCAAGAGTTTCAAGGGGTTACATACTCATGTAATTCGATGTATGTGCTGACAGACGAAGGTGTTATTCTAATAGATACACCTTGGGATAAAGATCAGTACGAGCCTCTAGTAGAGTACATCAGAACGAATCATAACAAAGAGATTAAATGGGTTATCACTACCCACTTTCACGAAGATCGTTCAGGAGGCTTAGGTTACTTTAATAGTACAGGAGCACAGACGTATACCTACGCATTGACCAATAAAATATTAAAAGAACGCAATGAACCACAAGCTCAACATTCTTTTAATAAGGAAAAACAGTTTACCTTTGGCAATGAGAAGTTGGCTGTATACTTCTTAGGAGAAGGACATTCACTAGATAATACAGTAGTCTGGTTTCTAAAAGAAGAAGTATTATTCGGAGGGTGCCTGATTAAGAGTGCAGAAGCTACGACTTTAGGTAATATATCCGATAGCGATGTAATAGCTTGGCCTAAGACTATCGAAGCCGTAAAACAAAAATTTAAGAATGCTAAAGTCATTATACCAGGACACGATGAATGGGATATGACAGGGCATATCGAGAATACTGAGCGTATATTATCAGAATACAATCAACAACATTCAACTAAAAACGATTAA
- a CDS encoding YceI family protein, translating into MKKIALLFVATLFSVASFAQTKWNVDNYHSFLNFSVKHLGISFVDGRFDKYEGTFEGTPEDLTKGTFKFSVDMNSVNTSIEMRDNHLKTDDFFAAEKFPAMTFESKSIKKVGKDQYKLEGNLTIRDITKPVTFDLTYGGLLKDDGQGNTKLGFQASTTINRFDFGVAYDPSGQAIAKDVKINVNLEFNKVK; encoded by the coding sequence ATGAAAAAAATAGCATTATTATTCGTAGCAACATTATTCTCTGTTGCATCATTCGCCCAAACAAAATGGAATGTAGATAACTACCACTCATTTTTAAACTTCTCTGTGAAGCACTTAGGAATTTCTTTCGTAGATGGTCGTTTTGATAAATACGAGGGAACATTCGAAGGAACACCTGAAGACTTAACGAAAGGAACATTTAAATTCTCAGTAGATATGAACAGTGTGAACACATCTATCGAGATGCGTGACAACCACTTAAAAACAGATGATTTCTTCGCAGCTGAGAAATTCCCTGCAATGACTTTTGAGAGTAAATCAATCAAAAAAGTAGGTAAAGATCAATACAAATTAGAAGGTAACTTAACTATCAGAGATATCACTAAGCCTGTAACATTTGACCTTACTTATGGTGGTTTATTAAAAGATGATGGACAAGGAAACACTAAATTAGGATTCCAAGCATCTACTACGATCAACCGTTTTGACTTCGGAGTAGCGTATGATCCATCAGGACAAGCTATCGCTAAAGATGTAAAAATAAATGTGAACTTAGAGTTCAATAAAGTAAAATAA
- a CDS encoding YchJ family protein yields the protein MEQHQPCYCCSGKEYSECCEPYVTNTTAPSTAEQLMRSRYTAYALANAIYIINTTHPKTRHFHSKKAILQWAKENTWQRLEILVSEESRVVFKAYYKDAEGNVCEHYEDSLFEMLGGKWYYVSGTFKE from the coding sequence ATGGAGCAGCACCAACCTTGTTATTGTTGTAGCGGTAAGGAGTATAGTGAGTGTTGTGAGCCGTATGTGACGAATACTACAGCTCCTTCTACTGCTGAGCAGCTGATGCGCTCTAGGTATACAGCCTATGCCTTAGCGAATGCGATATACATCATTAATACTACCCATCCTAAGACTAGACACTTTCATAGTAAGAAGGCAATTCTACAATGGGCAAAAGAAAATACATGGCAACGCTTAGAAATTCTTGTCAGTGAGGAGAGTCGTGTAGTCTTTAAGGCGTATTATAAAGATGCAGAGGGCAATGTGTGTGAACACTATGAAGATTCTTTGTTTGAAATGTTAGGAGGGAAGTGGTATTATGTATCAGGAACATTTAAGGAATAA
- a CDS encoding lactate oxidase, whose translation MKKTIFTLTAITLMTSAFADVVTNDSTTKTVFQDKNKKGKGYQASTADKKLKIVNLHELEGQVKAEMDQGAFGYIVGGAEDQNNLKINTENFDKKYIMPRVLKGIKHEDIDLSTSLFGIPLKTPIIQAPMAAQGLSHVDGEIATAKGMIAAGSLFSLSTYGNKTIEEVAEGINGAPFFFQLYMSKNDDFNKFTLDRAKKYGAKAIILTVDSPVGGYREEDIKTGFTFPLGMGNLELFAAQQADGNKTGKGAGITEIYAQAKQDFKPSDIKYVKDLTGLPVIIKGIQSPEDAEIAIQAGADAIWVSNHGGRQLDAGPSSFDVLPLVAKTVNKRVPIIFDSGVRRGSHIFKAIASGADIVAIGRPILYALHLGGSQGVTSVIDQLNKELTINMFLGGAKNIKEIQSTKLYTDKDFQL comes from the coding sequence ATGAAAAAGACAATATTCACATTAACTGCAATAACACTAATGACAAGTGCCTTTGCTGATGTAGTAACAAATGATTCTACAACAAAAACTGTATTTCAAGATAAAAACAAAAAAGGTAAAGGCTACCAAGCGAGTACAGCTGATAAAAAACTAAAAATAGTAAACCTACATGAGCTAGAAGGACAAGTAAAAGCAGAGATGGATCAGGGTGCCTTTGGGTATATCGTAGGTGGAGCTGAAGACCAAAATAACTTAAAGATCAACACGGAGAACTTCGATAAGAAATACATCATGCCTCGTGTACTAAAAGGGATTAAACATGAGGATATAGACTTATCTACTTCTCTATTTGGTATTCCTCTAAAAACACCTATCATACAAGCACCAATGGCAGCTCAAGGACTATCACACGTAGATGGAGAGATAGCTACTGCTAAAGGTATGATAGCAGCAGGATCACTATTCTCACTTAGTACTTATGGTAACAAAACAATAGAGGAAGTAGCAGAGGGTATTAATGGAGCACCTTTCTTCTTTCAGTTATACATGAGTAAGAATGATGACTTCAACAAGTTTACGCTTGACAGAGCTAAGAAATACGGAGCTAAGGCTATCATCCTTACAGTAGACTCGCCAGTAGGTGGGTACAGAGAAGAAGATATTAAGACAGGCTTCACTTTCCCACTAGGAATGGGCAACTTAGAATTATTCGCAGCACAACAAGCAGATGGCAACAAGACTGGTAAAGGGGCTGGTATTACAGAAATATATGCTCAAGCCAAACAAGACTTTAAACCTTCTGACATTAAGTATGTAAAGGACTTAACCGGACTACCTGTTATCATCAAGGGAATACAGTCACCTGAAGATGCCGAAATCGCCATCCAAGCAGGAGCAGATGCGATATGGGTATCTAATCACGGAGGAAGACAGCTAGATGCAGGTCCATCTTCATTCGATGTACTACCGCTAGTAGCTAAGACAGTGAATAAGCGTGTACCTATCATCTTTGACAGTGGAGTGAGAAGAGGATCTCATATCTTTAAGGCTATAGCTAGTGGAGCAGATATCGTAGCGATAGGACGTCCTATACTATACGCACTACACCTAGGAGGTAGTCAAGGGGTAACGTCTGTAATCGATCAGTTAAATAAGGAATTGACCATCAATATGTTCTTAGGTGGAGCAAAAAACATCAAAGAAATACAAAGCACTAAACTATATACAGATAAAGATTTTCAATTATAA
- a CDS encoding Ig-like domain-containing protein yields the protein MSKFRIYFIVCFTVFCFITFSNCAKRGFISGGPKDTIPPVVLGSSPKNHSIHFDKKQITIDFDEFVKIKNVNQNLIISPPMDRMPEVLPMGNARKTVTINLIDTLKPNTTYSFNFGDAITDNNEGNVLKQFKYIFSTGDYIDSLKLSGTIRTAHQLKSDNFVNVMLYDAETFKDSTIYREKPLYVTNTLDSLTTFSIENIKAGKYYLVALKDKNSNFMFNPTEDKIAFIKEPIEIPTDQSYDLTLFKSDEKFEASRPAQITQNKWYLPYIGNAEGATVEVKKDGVVIPSAYTQLADKDSLQVWFPKIEADSLHFTATKGEFTKTFMVKPRPKMKEIDSLSVSGKSGTLDFLSDLLVETTTPVKSINKELITIFNKDSVAVPFTIENKAREQKFYLKFKKEELDNYKVTLWPGAITDFFGKANDTIVLNNKTTAYTDYGNLTITLNGLKRYPVIVELLDDKEKVIVSQYSESSNTFEFLALPPRMYYIRVIYDDNKNGVWDKGYYWDRRQPEESVYFPEQIDVRANWDIKEQINL from the coding sequence ATGTCTAAGTTTCGTATATACTTTATTGTTTGTTTTACAGTATTTTGTTTTATAACGTTTTCGAACTGTGCTAAAAGAGGGTTTATTTCAGGAGGACCTAAAGATACTATTCCACCTGTAGTACTAGGAAGTAGTCCTAAGAACCACTCTATACATTTTGACAAAAAGCAAATTACTATTGATTTCGACGAATTCGTTAAGATCAAAAACGTAAATCAAAACTTGATTATCTCTCCTCCTATGGATAGAATGCCTGAAGTATTACCAATGGGAAATGCTAGAAAGACAGTTACGATCAATCTTATAGACACTTTAAAACCGAATACGACTTATAGTTTTAACTTCGGGGATGCTATTACGGATAACAATGAAGGTAATGTCCTAAAGCAGTTTAAATATATCTTCTCTACAGGAGATTATATCGACTCTCTGAAACTAAGTGGAACGATCAGAACTGCACATCAGTTAAAATCGGATAACTTCGTAAATGTAATGCTATACGATGCTGAGACATTTAAAGACTCTACTATCTATAGAGAAAAACCTCTTTATGTAACGAATACACTAGACAGCCTTACGACTTTCTCTATAGAGAATATTAAAGCAGGAAAGTATTACTTAGTGGCATTAAAGGATAAGAACAGTAACTTTATGTTTAATCCTACTGAGGATAAAATAGCTTTTATAAAAGAACCGATTGAGATTCCAACAGATCAATCTTATGATTTGACACTGTTCAAGTCTGATGAGAAATTCGAGGCTTCTAGACCTGCTCAGATTACCCAAAACAAATGGTACTTACCGTATATAGGGAATGCTGAGGGTGCTACTGTAGAAGTTAAAAAAGATGGGGTAGTAATCCCTAGTGCTTATACACAACTAGCAGATAAAGATAGTTTACAAGTTTGGTTCCCAAAGATAGAAGCAGACTCTCTGCACTTCACAGCTACTAAAGGTGAGTTTACAAAGACATTTATGGTTAAACCAAGACCTAAGATGAAAGAAATAGATTCGCTATCCGTGTCAGGAAAATCAGGTACACTTGATTTTCTATCTGATTTATTAGTAGAAACAACTACACCAGTTAAGTCTATTAATAAAGAACTAATCACCATCTTTAACAAAGATTCTGTAGCTGTTCCTTTTACAATAGAGAACAAAGCAAGAGAACAAAAGTTCTATCTAAAGTTTAAAAAAGAAGAACTAGATAATTATAAAGTAACATTATGGCCTGGTGCTATTACAGACTTCTTTGGTAAAGCAAATGATACAATCGTGCTGAACAATAAAACGACAGCTTATACAGATTATGGAAACTTGACCATTACACTAAATGGATTAAAGCGTTACCCTGTCATCGTTGAATTACTAGACGATAAAGAAAAAGTAATCGTTAGTCAATATAGTGAAAGCTCTAATACATTTGAATTCTTAGCATTACCACCTAGAATGTACTACATAAGAGTTATCTATGATGACAATAAAAATGGCGTATGGGATAAAGGATACTATTGGGACAGAAGACAGCCTGAAGAATCGGTCTACTTCCCTGAACAGATAGATGTCCGTGCCAACTGGGATATTAAAGAACAAATCAACTTATAA
- a CDS encoding glycine--tRNA ligase: MAKQDDIFKNVISHAKEYGYIFPSSEIYDGLSAVYDYAQNGVELKRNIREYWWKSMVQMHENIVGIDASIFMHPTTWKASGHVDAFNDPLIDNKDSKKRYRADVLIEDYCEKLYQKAQKEIEKAKKRFGESFDEEQFVATNPRVVEYLAKKKEILERMARGLDSGDLADVKALIEELEIADPDTGSKNWTEVRQFNLMFGTKLGASADSAMDLYLRPETAQGIFVNFLNVQKTGRMKIPFGIAQTGKAFRNEIVARQFIFRMREFEQMEMQFFVKPGEEMKYYEYWKETRHKWHLSLGMGAENYRFHDHEKLAHYANAATDIEFNFPFGFKELEGIHSRTDFDLKAHEKFSGKKLQFFDNETNTSYVPYVVETSVGLDRMFLSVFSRSLVEETLEDGSTRTVLRLPSVLAPTKAAVLPLVKKDGLPELAQEIIEELKWDFNVAYDEKDAVGRRYRRADALGTPFCITVDHQSLEDKTVTIRHRDTMKQDRVAIADLKNIIENEVSMRNWLKKMM, translated from the coding sequence ATGGCAAAACAAGATGATATTTTTAAGAACGTTATTTCGCATGCTAAGGAGTATGGATACATCTTCCCTTCTAGTGAAATATACGATGGTCTAAGCGCAGTGTATGACTACGCTCAGAATGGTGTGGAGTTAAAGAGAAACATTAGAGAGTACTGGTGGAAATCCATGGTACAAATGCACGAAAATATTGTAGGAATTGATGCCTCGATTTTTATGCATCCTACCACTTGGAAAGCTTCTGGTCACGTAGATGCGTTTAATGACCCATTAATTGATAATAAAGACAGTAAGAAAAGATACAGAGCTGACGTTCTTATCGAAGACTACTGTGAAAAATTATACCAAAAGGCTCAAAAGGAAATCGAGAAAGCGAAAAAGCGCTTTGGCGAATCTTTTGACGAAGAACAATTCGTAGCTACTAACCCTCGTGTAGTAGAATATTTAGCGAAGAAAAAAGAGATCTTAGAGCGTATGGCTCGTGGTCTTGATTCAGGAGATTTAGCAGATGTGAAAGCACTTATCGAAGAGCTAGAAATCGCTGACCCTGATACAGGTTCTAAAAACTGGACTGAAGTACGTCAGTTTAACTTAATGTTTGGTACGAAGTTAGGGGCTTCTGCAGACTCTGCTATGGACTTATACTTACGTCCTGAGACTGCACAAGGTATCTTCGTAAACTTCCTAAACGTACAGAAAACAGGTCGTATGAAGATTCCTTTCGGTATCGCTCAGACAGGTAAAGCATTCCGTAACGAGATCGTTGCTCGTCAGTTCATCTTCCGTATGCGTGAGTTTGAACAGATGGAGATGCAATTCTTCGTGAAACCAGGTGAAGAGATGAAGTACTACGAATACTGGAAAGAGACTCGTCATAAGTGGCACTTATCATTAGGAATGGGAGCAGAGAACTACCGTTTCCATGACCATGAGAAATTAGCACACTATGCTAATGCAGCTACTGACATTGAGTTTAACTTCCCATTCGGATTTAAAGAATTAGAAGGTATTCACTCGCGTACTGACTTTGACCTTAAAGCACATGAGAAGTTCTCAGGTAAGAAACTACAGTTCTTCGATAACGAGACTAACACTTCTTATGTACCTTATGTAGTAGAGACTTCAGTAGGTCTAGACCGTATGTTCTTATCTGTATTCTCTAGATCATTAGTAGAAGAGACATTAGAAGACGGTTCTACTCGTACAGTATTAAGATTACCATCTGTATTAGCTCCGACTAAGGCAGCTGTACTTCCATTAGTGAAAAAAGATGGTCTTCCAGAGTTGGCTCAAGAGATAATCGAAGAGCTTAAATGGGACTTTAATGTAGCTTATGATGAGAAGGATGCAGTAGGTCGTCGTTACCGTCGTGCAGATGCACTAGGTACACCATTCTGTATCACTGTAGATCATCAGTCATTAGAGGATAAAACGGTTACTATCCGTCACCGTGACACAATGAAACAAGACCGTGTAGCAATCGCTGACCTTAAAAACATCATAGAGAACGAAGTATCTATGAGAAACTGGTTAAAGAAAATGATGTAA
- a CDS encoding ComF family protein, with translation MSIIDILNLLFPKNCMACNSILLRNEQYLCLNCRDDIPYTQEHLIDQNDSMAKFYGKIPIEFAASLLFFSKGGKVQQIIHNLKYRNHPELSYFLGTIYAHQLAKTTRLKEITSIIPVPMHKKKQKKRGYNQVDGFAKALSEHFHIKINNQLLIKTLQTSSQTTKSRFQRKSQTKEVFDLDLNFKDEEYNHFLLLDDILTTGNTLEACCKKLLQIPNTKITILCLARSI, from the coding sequence ATGAGTATCATTGATATATTAAATCTCCTATTTCCCAAGAACTGTATGGCTTGTAATTCCATATTACTGAGAAACGAGCAATATCTATGCCTAAATTGTAGAGATGACATACCTTATACACAAGAACATCTTATAGATCAAAATGATTCTATGGCTAAGTTCTATGGCAAAATACCCATAGAATTTGCTGCTAGTTTACTTTTCTTCTCTAAAGGAGGCAAAGTGCAGCAGATCATCCATAATCTCAAATATAGAAATCATCCTGAACTTAGTTATTTCTTAGGTACTATCTATGCACATCAATTAGCCAAAACAACGCGTCTAAAGGAGATCACTTCTATCATACCTGTCCCCATGCATAAAAAGAAACAAAAGAAAAGAGGGTATAATCAAGTAGATGGTTTCGCGAAAGCACTAAGTGAGCACTTTCACATCAAAATAAATAATCAACTTCTAATCAAAACGCTTCAGACCTCTTCACAGACAACTAAATCACGTTTTCAGAGAAAAAGTCAAACAAAAGAAGTTTTTGATCTAGACCTAAACTTTAAAGACGAGGAATACAATCACTTCTTACTTCTAGATGATATCCTCACTACGGGGAATACCTTAGAGGCATGCTGTAAAAAATTATTACAAATACCGAATACTAAAATCACGATTCTCTGTTTGGCTCGTAGCATTTAA